GTACTCGGGATGTTCGCGCAGGCGCTCGTAGGGGACCCACAGCAGCCCGTCGACCTCCTCGGGGTTGGGGTCCAGCGAAGTGTCCTGCAGCGTCGCCTGCAGCACCGCACAGACCTCCCACTCCAGGCCGGCGTTCTCGTAGTAGCGTTTGTACTCGAAGCGGTCGGTGACCCGCAGGTTCTCGTACTGATCGGGCGAGACCCCCAGTTCCTCCTCCAACCGCTCGCGGGTCGCCTCGACCTGTGTCTGGCCCTCGACGGGGTGAGAGGCGACGGTGCCGTCCCAGTGGGTGTCCCACAGCCGTTTGCCGGCGGCACGCTGGGCCAGCAACACCCGACCGTCCTCGTCGAACAGCAGTGCGGTGAACGCCCGGTGCCGGACGCCGTCGCCGGTGTGGGCTTCGAGACGGTTGACCAGCCCCTCCTCGTTGTCGTCGGCGTCGACTGCGATGACGTCCTGCTCGGCGTTCTGATGAACCTCGTCGGCGTCGTTGCTCATTGTCAGTTCACTCACAGCGGGGATTCTTACGCGCTTCGACTCGGCGTGGCCTCCA
Above is a window of Haloarcula halophila DNA encoding:
- a CDS encoding NUDIX hydrolase yields the protein MSNDADEVHQNAEQDVIAVDADDNEEGLVNRLEAHTGDGVRHRAFTALLFDEDGRVLLAQRAAGKRLWDTHWDGTVASHPVEGQTQVEATRERLEEELGVSPDQYENLRVTDRFEYKRYYENAGLEWEVCAVLQATLQDTSLDPNPEEVDGLLWVPYERLREHPEYYRQLRLCPWFEIAMRRDEEQ